The genomic DNA GATGCAAACTAAAGCCTACTGGCTATTTTCTTTTAAAAGGGATGAGCCATTAACATGTTCCGCCCCAACTTCCTATTTCAGTAGGAACACGTCAAAACACCAAAGAAAACTGCACTTCAAGACACTTCACTGCTACTTCaatacattcattttttttattttaaggatatttttgtttacactttcgtcaaattaatacttttattgaTTTCTAGACAAACTAAAACAATCTATTTGTGTTGGCCGTATGGTTCTATTCTGGGAAAACTTTCTTTCCATCCATGCAGCCATGTGCTGACACAGCGGTGAAAGCAGTCAATTAAATTCCCCATGCAGGAGTTAACAGAATGAAAAGGCAGCTgagataatgaatgaatgaatgaatgaatgtctaTGATATGAGTCTGAATTTAATTGGTAGACAACATGATCAGCTGACTGCAAGCTTGAATTGACCTGCCTGAACTAACACGATGCTTgatgcaaaaccagttgagaagaaCTGTGCTGTTACTGTGTTACTATTAGCTAGCATGGATTAGATGTTTGCAAACGGGGtacctctctctctgttgcaaTTTCTCTCTCTGCCAGGTTTTGGTATGAAAGATCCCAAGGTGGTTCGGGATTTCTCTTATTTGCCAGCCTGGGTGTGGGGATGGGGGACCAGTAAGTGAGCCACCAGCCAAGGGAGCTGGACCAATTACACTACAAGAATAAGTGTAGCACGATGCATAGATTGTGGTACTTAACATGCTGTATGAAGGCAAGCTTCACCAGAGTATTTTAAATTGAAGGGAATTTAAAAACAGATttatggggcagttaaaaataGTAGACAACTGGTTTCCCCACCCCCATACATTtgcctctttctttctttataaaaTGATCTGTAGAAGAGGGAAAGTTGTCTCCAGTGGACCGGTCCAACACAAATTGACAATTTCAATCCTGTAGCTGTGTAATATCTTGCTTGTCTCATCTCGGCTCTCCTCTCCTCTGTACTCCTGACCAACAGCAACATATTAAATTAAGCCTTAACTAAATCTGAGTTAATGAATTATTCCAGCACTTATGATGtgattattttaattgaatatacCTGCTGTCACTCTCATTTGCTAATAAAAAGCACACTCGGCTCTAATGCCCCCccaacacccacccacccacccaaatAATGGGAAATCAGAGTTTCTGTGTCCAATGGACAGTTCCCTCCTGTGGAATACAGCTGTGTGAACCAGTGTTAGCCTTTTACACTCGCACCTCTGAAACACAGTTGTATGTTTTCTAGCTGCATGCACtcacatttgaagtcagaagtttacatacacttgttgaagtcattaaaaataactttttaaacaccacatatttcatattagcaaatcatagttttggcaagtcatttaggacatctactttgtgcatgccacaagtaatgtttaaaacaattgtttacagatatattgtttcactttcaatttACTACATCAcaaatccagtgggtcagaagtttacattcactaagttaactgtgcctttaagcagcttggaaaattccaaaaaatgatgtcaagcctttagccaataAGCTAATTAGCTTTTGATAGGCTAAATGGAGTCagttggaggtgtatctgtggatgtattttaaggaataccttcaaactcagtgcctcactTCAAGGAATAAgacaataaaaaagccagactatagtttgcatgtgcacatggggacaatgaTCTTTTCAAAGAATTTTCatctggtttgatgaaacaaaaattgaacttttggccataataaccattgttatgtttttaaaggaaaaagggtgaggcttgcaagccaaagaacaccatcccaaccgtgaagcacgggggtgacagcatcatattgtgggggtgctttgctgcaggaggttaTGGCGCACTTCACAAaaaagatggcatcatgaggacagaaatttatgtggatataatGAAGCAAGATCTCaggacatcagccaggaatttaaagcttggttgcaaatgggtcttccaaatggacaatgaccccaagcatacctccaaagttgtggcaaaatggcttaaagcccatggtgcaggttaaacaccactgtcgattaatgggtagataaagcagtcaagatatgtatataaagttagaaatgtctccaaaatggtgttaaagtccagtttttgtagtttttggttAGAAACGGTTATTTTTTACGCGATTCGGCgatgacgtcacatgaggtagATGCGGTGGAATGTAGCCTCAGCCGTTCTCAGCTACTTGAACTAATTCTATCAGACTAGCACTGACTACTATGGCGTCTAACTGGGATGAGGAAGAGGTGGCAAGACCCACAGTTAACATTTATGATGGCCCACAGCCATACAATTTCGAACCGTTTAGACGTGAGAGGGCGAATGAGGAAATACCGAGAGCAGATGGCCgtcaaagacaaataaatgcatggtcagaggagaatgaatgGAGAGTTGGTGTAGTGTCCTGGCGAGTTGCTATCATTTAGAAACGCAACAATGACCGCTGGAGCTAGTAGTCTATGAACAGCAGTGCATACAAtaacttttatgctttatttctaagcttttacctctttctccggtgaaaatgttgtttcgCCGTAGCCGACGCCGAGTAGGCGTCGTCAGTGTGATTATTGTTGATAGTGCCAACTAGTTTTCCTCGTGATTGATTGTCATTGACACCGTCAGGCTTACCGggagagggagtgagtgagtagtaagcgtctgtgtcgctgtgtttggcaggtgtcTGTGTGGGCGGTGTCGTCCCATGGAAACTGTGGTGGAGAGCTTGTGTTGTAGGGAGGTGAGCTGTTTTGGTCGCTGGTCGAGGATCTCACCCCGCGGCCAGCAGATGTAACGTGCCTAACGCAGCATCCTGGATTTGAGGCATGCTGCCTGAATCCGTTTGTGCTACAAATAGCATATTCACACTTCAGACAGGATCATGGTCCCCTTCAAGCCAGCACGCACGAGTATGTTCATGGTTTATGTTTACTTTACCAATGTTTTTACACTGAGTCCTTTGAACAACAGCAATAGATGACAGGAGATGTGttgcatgcacaaacatgcataaGAGGCAGGCTTCAAATGACGTTTCCAACCTACTTACAGAGTTTAAAACTTAAGAATCTTTCCTACTTATTCCTAGGCAATACCGGTACACTGCGTACAGGCAGGCTATACGCTGGGCTTATGGAGTTTTAGGGAGGAGTATAAGGAAGCCTCTACCCTCTTGTGTGGTTTCAACCATCAGACAAAACTTCCAAAGTGGTGACCAAACCTATCAGGGCTTTCAATGGCCTCGTTTGGatgagaatgaataaaaataattgtttattctgttgtgatcgcccaattgcccttaaaatgttataaagtacacagaacacatgaaatttaataagaaaaaacagTTTATTGGCATTGCTTGTAAGGGTTACTAAACATTTACTGAACAAGGACAAGGATTACTGAACAAAGGCACAGGTTGCATgtaaacaaatctatataaaaaaagccCACTGATGAAGGACTAGACCTGAAACCTTTGCACATTGTTTCTTTTGCCTGCAAAAGTGTGGTCTTACCTGAGGGTCAACTGATGgttctcgcactcactcacactcacttactcacacacagtcactcacactcacacacactcacactcatgaatgcatatgcagtgATACATGCAAAAGCATATCAAGCTGACACACAGTGAACCCAGACAACACCGCACACAGAGGTTGACAAGGCACAGgtaaaatgattggtaaattattttgaattacataaaacaaatttcatgcaAATAACAGACAGAGGAGCAGACATGCAGCATGCAGGACCCCTTGAATGGGGTACAGCGACAATTAATGCCACTTACAAAGACGAAAAAAAGTAATGATTTAGTGCAAAGTAAAACCaaagcaacaacacacaaaacatgcagaatacaggaaaccaccaccaaatgagatgacagggacagaaggaaagaagataaataacaactaaaataaatacttaCAACTAAATCATTGGACTtgtctgtggaaaaaaaaaaataataatgtgaatttaGGTTCTCTTGTAGCGTGACTGCCGGGCTAGGAAGAGGCTGACGGCCTCCTCCTTAGGAACCTGTTCGAAGGATTTAGCGATGGGGGCGGGTGCATCGGAGGACAAATTAGCGCTAACCTCTCGAAGAGCTGCAGGTGAATGGGTGTAGCTTTCCTGAAGGGCCTTCATCAATGATGTTGCATAACctgcagatataataataataatactgaataaaGATCATTGCCACTGATCACAGATGTCTCGTGAGCCATCTCAAAATATGATAGAACTGCATGACACTGCTTACCGTATGAGGCTGCCTCTTGGATGGGACGCACCACATGGGCACCTTTTCTGAAGCCTGGATACCGCACGCAGTACTTCTCCGTCCCATCACTTTTCCGTGCTGTCTCACGGTTGGCATTGTGATTGTAATGCAGCGCCGCTAAGAGAAGcctacaaaataacacatttgagattttttttactacaataggCATGATAATAGgtactattattactataaaagGCATAATAATTGGCTGTATTATTCCTTGGATAGCACTGACCTGCTATACATCCCAACGTATGAAAACCCTGTGTGCTTGGGTGCGAAGTGCAAGATGAGGGAGTGGTAAGCCTCAAGGGAGAATGTCTGATGCTGTGGAGACAGCTGTCGAACATCTTTCAGTAAGGCAGTCCTCGTGATTATGTTCTCCAACTTTACTGCTGCCAATGAGCCTGCAAAGACCaagacagggaggcagacagacacacagatggaaaacGTATAAATAGACAAGATAGATTCAGACAAAAATTCTTTTTTAATGGAAACACATGAAATGGTCCTGCATATGAATTATAGCAAACATAAACAGTAAACAGAATATTATGAGATTGCCAgggaatgaaaaaataatttaatcatcatagGTCACATGTCAAAGCACTCAGACAGCAAATACAACAAAACTGTAGAGCGTACATAATACCACATGCTGTGTGTACTGTACCTGGGTCCAGCCACTCTTTGTTGCGCTTGATCCCCGTCTAGAGGGCCATGGGCACAACTGGAGAAAGCAGGGGTGTCATGGTCATGgatgtcctggatgtggttgactAAACTTTTCCATTTAGCCTCCATGAATGCTGGGTTGCCGTCTGGGGTTGAGGCTGCAGTCCAATAGAGGTGATTCACTATAGCAGGCCTCCACAGCTGTAGTTGGTCACACTCTTTGAAGCTGCATCCAATGCCTTCCCCAGACCTGTTTTAGAACAAATGGTATTAATTGATATGCACTAACAAAAACTGCTTCAAGGTTCCAACAATGGATACATACTTTTGGCAATGTGCCACACATCAAAATAATGCCGTGTCCCTTCAGGGCTCAGCTCCTCTCTCAACCATTTGGCAACCTAAggagaaataaacaaacttttgtgGATGATTGACCTGTGTGGCCCTCCGTGTATCAGCAAACCACAAACATCCAGCTTCAGTGCAATTCAGATGTTTACATTCTATactgcatttttattgtaaatacctGGCGATGACGGTCCGTGATCAGCGTTGCTAAATGCAGGTCCTTTCCCCTCAGCAGGCCAACACTGCGCTTGAGCCCTTCAAGCTCACACCATGAGCTGTTGGGGACCTCTGAGCTCTGCAACATGACATAACAGTGTAAGTGTAAAATGCTGGTGTTGTTGAAGGAGGCGTGAATGAACCGACGCGTTGCTGGTCCAAGCATTACGATACACTGTACTCTAGTTAGGCAATACACAAAGCTCTAAGCATCGTTGTACTAGTGGAAAgatgttatattaatatacaatcagTTTACTAAATTGCAGAGTTCATTTCTTTGTCTAATAACATCAGGTTTACCTGAACAAGCTGAACATCCACCACCTTGTTCACTCTGTCCTCGATCGAGAGTAGGATCCATACTTCGAGCAGTGCCCAGGAGAATCTGACCTGgaattaattacaaatttgaattaggTTTCAAGTTTTTAATAACCAAGGTCTGTAAAGACAATCCACCATGTCATCTGCAAATGCCAACTAAAGCCACCCTAcatgataacaaataaaaaaatcaaaatgtgcaACTGGTCTATGAGCTCTCACACTGGTTTACCTGCAGTCACCAGCAAGAACTAGCCCGCCATCCATTGCCCGTGAGGTCACTAAAATTCTTCAGCTTGATCGTTTTGCCAGGCCTGAACGATTACAGGGATGGTGTAGCGCGCTGATGGCGAAAGTAACTGCTCGCACTGATGCACTGCAGGCCAAACAGAGTCAACATTCTTAATGTCTGGGTGGCCAAACATCCAGTGAAATGAATGGCCCCGCTTAACAGGAGGTTGCAGGTCGGCATGTTCCTGTGGAGCATTGGCTGGTTTTGCCAGAAACGGTGGTAGCCACATGATGCACAGAcctagatatgtaaaaaaaaaaaagaagaagaaaaaaagaagaaaaaaagtgtaaTCAACAGTATATCAGGATTCAATATAGATAAGGTACTGTACATTACTGGTCAAAGGTTTCATGTTTTCAATGAAACACACATGACCAATACAGTATAACACTCAAATATGATGCCATCACAAACCAATAGACTAAAGCCAGCCTGGTACatacattgtaaattaaattaactggCAAGACAGTCAGAGCTATCAGATTGTAATTAGATATTCTGATTTTCTAATCAGATGGCCTGCTGCGTAAACAAAACCGTACCTGCTTGATCTTAAGAAAAGTTCCTTCCTGCTGCATGATGCTACTATCTGACCTCTCACAACAGGCCGGACAGATGACAAAAAGGCCCATCAGCTCCTCTTGGCAAACAATGAATGTCAATGCCactacaagaacaaaaaaattgttgttgGGGGGGGGGCATTCAAACTACCAAAGCTACAGTACACAAAAATGAGCATTCAAAAATCTCACTTGTGATGGGGGTCACACGTGTAAGGTGGCTCCTCATCAAACAAGTCCTCCTCATGCATCGGCTCTTCGGGCACCCACGATAAGTCACTGATGACAGAGGcattatcatcatcttcatctgtctgttcagGACTAGCAAGGGGAGTGGAGGTTTGTGTGCCGAATGATGTCTATGTGCCCACGCTGACCATCTTGGGCTTCAGGTTAACCTGCACAGCTGTGGAGAGGCAGTAAACATACCCAAACATGAGACAATCATGGCAAATCTAAACTGGTATGTTTTTTGGTGTAGgctatgtattaatttaatcaatgtgtaTGGAAATGTTCTGATTGCATAGATACTGGCAATGTTTTAGAGACTATATCTAATAACTACCCCTTAAAATACCCAAGTTTTACCGTGAGACCATCGGGGGGGGCTTCAAAGAACACTGTGTCCCAGCGTCAGAAGTGGAGGAGGGCAAGGGCTGATCCCCAGTATCGACACTCTCCACAGTGTCTACACTGTCCACAGTCTCCTGCTGTGAGGCGTCTGTCAACATCttgcaaaaacaaatatgaaaaagggtcagcaaaatgcaaatgagtgtAGTGGTGAAATAAGAGGTGGGTATACTATGAATACTTAGAACAGTGATTCGCAAGCACATTGGGTGTACAAGCACATTGCAGGAGTACAtggaaacatttaatcatttattttcaacttGGAAGTACTGAGAATTATTTACTTATCATCTTTGAAATTCCAAGAAGATAAGTAAATATTCCCAGTCATTTCATAAGTCCATCAATAAAATGGGACGTGTGTGCTACAACTAACGTTAGTTTCCCAGTGGAAACAATAACCTATGGCACAGCCATAAAGCTTTCATGATGATATGGACTTTTACTTCAgggcaattttttattattattctaatttttattCGTGAATCACGAAATATGCTCTTGTGTCAGAGTGATCGTGCTTGTAAGTTAGTGGAGGCTGTGTCAAAGGGAACacggtatacaaaatacacacagagctAGCTAACACGCAGCTTGTAAACATTaacgttagcatgatgcttaccgTGGCAATTTCTCGCTACGGCAGACGGTGTCTCTCGACCTCGGACGGGGCAAGCAGAGAGGTTTGCGTTCACAGACTGCACGGCGGTAGGAAGTAATTTAGCACTCCTCTCACTCTTTAATCCAAGTGAGACCATTTTAGCATCCCCTGAGTGGTAATCCTCCTCTTTGAAATGCGTGCTGCA from Xyrauchen texanus isolate HMW12.3.18 chromosome 41, RBS_HiC_50CHRs, whole genome shotgun sequence includes the following:
- the LOC127634387 gene encoding uncharacterized protein LOC127634387, which gives rise to MKMMIMPLSSVTYRGCPKSRCMRRTCLMRSHLTRVTPITMALTFIVCQEELMGLFVICPACCERSDSSIMQQEGTFLKIKQVCASCGYHRFWQNQPMLHRNMPTCNLLLSGAIHFTGCLATQTLRMLTLFGLQCISASSYFRHQRATPSLVALVRFSWALLEVWILLSIEDRVNKVVDVQLVQSSEVPNSSWCELEGLKRSVGLLRGKDLHLATLITDRHRQVAKWLREELSPEGTRHYFDVWHIAKSSLAAVKLENIITRTALLKDVRQLSPQHQTFSLEAYHSLILHFAPKHTGFSYVGMYSRLLLAALHYNHNANRETARKSDGTEKYCVRYPGFRKGAHVVRPIQEAASYGYATSLMKALQESYTHSPAALRETSPMI